The genomic DNA TGGAGCCGTAGACCTCGGACTTCTTGGGCTTGACCATCTTGGAGTCTGCGAAGGTATCGATCGGTCCCTGCGGGATGTTGTCGATGAGCTGCTCGATGATCGACATGGACTGCTTCACTTCCTCGCAGCGGACCTGGTAGCGTGCGAAGACGTCGCCGTCGGTGCTGATGGGGACCTTGAACTTGACGGCCTCGGCACCCTGGCCGTCCCAGTTGTCGGCGTAGCAGAGGTATGGAGCATCCTTGCGGAGGTCGCGCCGGATGCCGGTGGAGCGGGCCAGCGGCCCGGTGATCGACCAGGCGTTGGCCTCTTCCATGGTCATCTTGCCGATGCCGACGGTGCGATCGAGGAAGATGCGGTTGCGGTTGAGGAGGTTCTCGATGTCCCTGATGGCGACGGAGAGGTCGTTCCTGAGGAAGTTCTTGACCATCCGCTTGAAGGTCTCTTCATCGGGAAGGTCTTTCATCAGGCCGCCGACGCGGGTCCAGTCGGGGTGGAAGCGCTGGCCGGAGATGTAGTCGACGATGTCGTAGATGGTCTCGCGCGGGTTGAAGCCGTAGAGGAAGCCGGTGAACGCGCCCATGTCGAGTGCCGCGGCACCGATGCAGAGTAGGTGGTCCTGGATGCGGCCCATCTCTGCCATGATCGTCCGCAGCACCTTGCAGCGGGGCGTGATGTCGATGCCGAAGAGTTTCTCGACGCAGTGGTGCCAGCAGATGTCGTTGGACACCGGCGAGAGGTAGTTCATGCGGCTGACGATGGTGACGTACTGGTTGTAGTCCATCACCTCGGCGAGCTTCTCAAAGCCGGAGTGGAGGTAGCCGATGTGGGGCGTGCAGCGTGCGACGCGCTCGCCGTCCAGCTCGAGGACGAGGCGGAGGGTCGTGTGCGTCGCGGGGTGCTGGGGGCCGAAGTTGAGGACCCAGCGGTCGCCGGTGTCCACGTGCTCGGCCAGGTAGCCGGTGGACTCGACATCAACGCCGAAGGTCTCGTCGGGGCGAAGGGTGTAGGACAAGGGGCGAACTCCTGAGCCGGCACGGTCGACCGGGCCGCAAGTATAGGAAGGGCTGTTCCTGAGGCGGCTTTCCACGAAAGACCTTGGAGCCGCCGGATCAGTCTGCTACGCTGCGTTGCGGGGACGAGACTCGGACCAGACATCGGAGGCCAGTGCCATGCGACCTTCTCTTGCTACAGGACGGGCTTTCGGACGGGCGTTGGGCCGGCCTTGCTGCCTGGCTCTCGGCCTCTGCGCCGCCTTCGCGGCATCCTCCGTGGCCGGCCCGCTGGTGCTCTCCGGCACGGGGCGCACGATCGATGTGTGGCCCCATCTCCCGGGCGGGGACCAGTACCCCTTCGTCGGGCTCGAGTGGGAAGTAGAAGCGCAGCTTGCGTTCGAGTTCCACTACGACAGCGATACGCCGCCGACGACACTGACGGATACCTTCGCGCGGTATGTCTTCCCGGGCGGCGGCTCGACATTCGCCATCGATGGGCGCGTGGTGGAGGCCTCATTGCTGGAGATCGTGGTCTGGCATGACGCCGGTAACCACATATCGGTGGACTTCATGATGCACAGCACGGTGCACCAGATGTACGCGAGCATCGGCTTGATCGGCATCGGCCTGCCTCCGCTCGTCGTTCCCAGTTCGCTC from Phycisphaeraceae bacterium includes the following:
- a CDS encoding NADH-quinone oxidoreductase subunit D, whose protein sequence is MAEHVDTGDRWVLNFGPQHPATHTTLRLVLELDGERVARCTPHIGYLHSGFEKLAEVMDYNQYVTIVSRMNYLSPVSNDICWHHCVEKLFGIDITPRCKVLRTIMAEMGRIQDHLLCIGAAALDMGAFTGFLYGFNPRETIYDIVDYISGQRFHPDWTRVGGLMKDLPDEETFKRMVKNFLRNDLSVAIRDIENLLNRNRIFLDRTVGIGKMTMEEANAWSITGPLARSTGIRRDLRKDAPYLCYADNWDGQGAEAVKFKVPISTDGDVFARYQVRCEEVKQSMSIIEQLIDNIPQGPIDTFADSKMVKPKKSEVYGSIEGLIQHFELIMTNRGWQPPVAECYGAHETANGELGYFIVSDGGPRPWRVKTRPPSFINYAIMAKLTEGHQLADVPAILGSLNIVAAELDR